The sequence AGCCGATTTCGACATCCTCATGCACCTCTTCCGGCGTCAGGCAGCCGACGGTGACCATATCCTGCGGCCGAAGCGTGGCGTAGTTAAACGTGATCCCTACAAACGGAGAGACCCGCCCCGCCGCCATAGATTTAATATTCATGACCGGCTTTTTCGCCTCCCAGATCACCTTGAGGATGTACTCGATCTCTACCTGCATCATATAGCCCACGCAGTTGAAGATCTGGATATAAGTTTCCACATCGTATTCGTTCAGGTCCGAATACAAAATCAACTCCGGCATGTGGGCCGAGAGCCCCGGCAACATCCCCCGTTGGCGGATCATCGACAGGTAATCTGGCAACCGGTCGATGATCTTCTTATTTTTATTGACCAGTTGCTCGGCAGAGCTGTGATGGATCAGGCAAAACTGCGACCCCGCCTTCTGACAAGCTTCAAATGTGGCTTCGGCCTCCCGGCGCGCTTGCGCGTTATCGTCTACATTCACGATGGGCGTGTCGATCCTAATGATTCCCTGCCCCGTCCGGTCCTCAGCCAGCTTGATTCCATCCATCAGCACCGGGTTGGTTGCAATAGGCGCCATGATCGCATCGATCCCATACGTTAAAAACGCACAGATGATGTCCGCAATAGCCTCCTTGCTCCCATTCATGCGGGTGATCTGGTGATCCGCCGCAACCGATGTGTGGCTGTAACCCAATATCCAGTTGGTGCCGATCAACATCCGCGGAAGTGAGATTCCCCCTACTTCCGTTCTCGGAAACTGCTGTGCCATCCCTATTCCTCCTTTATCGCCGCGATAGCAGATACATGCAGCCCGCGGCATTATGCTTCTTTGTGTTGCTCCGTTTCCGCATCCGGCGGCAGCAGGACGACCCGTCCCTCCTCCAGCTCCACGCGCATCTTGTTTTTCCCGCTGACGCCCAGCGCGTCCAGATAATCCCGCGGAATCTGCAGCCGGCCGGCAGGATCGAGTACCGCGTACTCCACCTGCTCCTGCTGCTGGGCGGCCTCCTCCTGTTCCAATTCGCGCATCTCGTCTAAGATCGAGCGGCGGCGGATAAACTCGCTGGACGTGCGCCCATCCCTTATGGCCACCACCCGGTCCACCTGGCGGGAAAGATTCATATCGTGCGTCACGATGATGATGGTCACCCCCAGGGCCCTATTGATATCCCGAAAAATATCCAAAATCGTACTGGCCGTTCTGGAATCAACCGACCCGGTGGGCTCATCGGCCAGTACCAGCCGTGGATCGTTGGCCAGGCTGATGGCGATGGCCACGCGCTGTTGTTCGCCGCCGGAAAGCTGGTTGAGTTTGCTTTTTTTGCGGTGAGAAAGACCCACCATGTCCAGCAGCTCCAGCGCCCGCCCCCGGTCCCGCTTGCCCTTTAAAATCATGGGCAGCTCGATATTCTCCGTCGCCGTCAGGTAGGGGACTAGGTTGCGGGCATTATTTTGCCAGATAAAACCCACGACTTCGCGCTTGTACTTGATGTAATCCTTTTCGGTGAACTTGAGCATATCCCGGTTGTCGATAATCAGCTTGCCGGCC is a genomic window of Luoshenia tenuis containing:
- a CDS encoding ABC transporter ATP-binding protein gives rise to the protein MIDCQNLVKIYKTKEIEVVALQGLDLAVEEGELMAIIGNSGSGKSTLLNMLGGLDRPSAGKLIIDNRDMLKFTEKDYIKYKREVVGFIWQNNARNLVPYLTATENIELPMILKGKRDRGRALELLDMVGLSHRKKSKLNQLSGGEQQRVAIAISLANDPRLVLADEPTGSVDSRTASTILDIFRDINRALGVTIIIVTHDMNLSRQVDRVVAIRDGRTSSEFIRRRSILDEMRELEQEEAAQQQEQVEYAVLDPAGRLQIPRDYLDALGVSGKNKMRVELEEGRVVLLPPDAETEQHKEA